From Hoeflea sp. 108:
ATCGCCATGACAGCCTGCTATGGCGCCTTCGCCTACACGCTCTATTCGCTGGCGGTGGCGCATGCCAACGACCACGCCAAGCCCGAGGACTTCGTCAAGGTTTCGGGCGGTCTGCTGCTGCTCTACGGCTTCGGCACCATGGTCGGCCCGCTGCTCGGCGCCTGGCTGATGGATGCGCTCAGGCCAGAGGCGCTGTTCCTCGCCACAGCCGCCGCGCATTTCGGCCTCGCCGGCTACACCGCGCTCCGCATCAGGCGCCGCGCAGCGGTGCCGATCGAAGAGCGCGAGGCCTTCAAGACCACGCCGGCCGACCGCGCCGCAACACCTGAATCGCTGCGCCTCGACCCCCGCCAGAAGGCCGACGCCGACGCATGATGGCCGGCCTCGGCCAGCATCGTGCGAGCGCCCGCGAGCAGCGGCGGAACTTCGACTCATGGTTGAGATTTCGGACATGTTGCGGCACAAAGGAGCCATGAAAGCTGACGACTCCTTCCTGGCCATTGCCGACGCCAACCGGCGCCATCTGCTGGAGGAATTGCGTCGCGGTCCGAAAACAGTCAGCGAACTCGCAGCCGGCCTGCCGGTGTCGCGCCCGGCGGTCTCGCAACATCTGAAAGTGCTGCTCGATGCCGGATTGGTCAGCGCCCGCGCCGACGGCACAAAGCGCGTCTATGCTGTCAGCACCGACGGCTTCAGGAAGCTCAACATCTGGCTTGATCAGTTCTGGAACGCCTGACCGAC
This genomic window contains:
- a CDS encoding metalloregulator ArsR/SmtB family transcription factor, whose product is MKADDSFLAIADANRRHLLEELRRGPKTVSELAAGLPVSRPAVSQHLKVLLDAGLVSARADGTKRVYAVSTDGFRKLNIWLDQFWNA